CTCCTGAATGGGCTTAGGGGCGGGGCCACAGAGAGGGGCGGGGCATGGGTTGCCACTTACCCCTCAGCTGGAGCAACAGGAACCACCTACAGGCACAAGAGCGGCAGGGGGGCCCCTAGGGCGGGGTTGTTCTATTGGCGGATGTACCCGCCCCTATATTGCTGTGTGTAGTGAGTGTGAGCGTGCCCCCGGGGTACTTCATCTCTTCACTAAGGATTCGCATGGAATGTGCACCAAGGTAGCCATTTCATTGCCCTCTGTGGGGTCAGGAAACAAATGTGCCCTCCAGTCCTGTCCTGCAGTCGCCACAATGGCTTAGTTACCCTTGATTCACTTGACTTTAGCGCCTACCGGGGGGCAAAGTTACTAAATAATACCcaactgcccttacagtaaggaaccccttcctatgctgatggtgagatctcctttcctccccacccccaatgtatcactcattccccctctctgggtaggaaCCCCAtaaacctgactgcccttacagtaaagaaccccttcctatgctgatggtagatcccctttcccccccaatgtatcactcattccccctctctggtagAACCCCATAaccgactgcccttacagtaagaaccccttcctatgctgatggtgagatcccctttccccccccaatgtatcactcattccccctctctgggtagggaaccccataacctgactgcccttacagtaaggaaccctttcctatgctgatggtgagatcccctttcctccccacccccaatgtatcactcattccccctctctgggtagggaaccccataacctgactgcccttacagtaaggaaccccttcctatgctgatggtgagatcccctttcctccccacccccaatgtatcactcattccccctctctgggtagggaaccccataacctgactgctctGTATTTCCTGGTATTCGTGTGAAGTCAGCAAAAACACAGCGCCTCTGTGTTGCTTTACGGCAGGGATACTAGCGATACACCCAGACAGGCTCAGTTACCCTTTATGATGCAGACACATATACTGGTTGGATTGGGGTGGGGGAGGGGAAGAGACAAGTCAGTTTGGGTGACAGTGAATGACCCCCAACATGCTTCTCACTCAGTCGCGCCCTGTTGCTACGTGCTGAGCCCCTCGCCCTTTGTTCATCCCCCCCCTTTTGTCTTGTTGCTAGGATACCCCCTTCAAGCTTCCATTGAAGAGATGCTCTGTGGTGGGAAATGGTGGGATTCTGAAGAACAGCCGCTGCGGGGAGCAAATAGATGAAGCGGACTTTGTTATGCGGTAAGAGAGAACCTAGCCCCGCCCTCCAGGCTTAATGAGCCAATCACTAGGATCCACCTGGGGCCTGGGAGGGGCTTTCAGCTATGGCCAGTTTTATTAGGTACTGATTAACCTGACTGGTAATatactctgcactgctgattctgactcctgaatcctcttgtatcaggagtcagaaccagcagtgcagggaagggaaagggacagacacagtgacagttacacataactataaacccagtgagaatgagggatgaatgggtattggggagttgtatcaggagtcagaaccagcagtgcagggaagggacagacacagtgacagttacacataactataaacccagtgagaatgagggatgaatgggtattggggagttgtatcaggagtcagaaccagcagtgcagggaagggaaagggacagacacagtgacagttacacataactataaacccagtgagaatgagggatgaatgggtattggggagttgtatcaggagtcggaaccagcagtgcaggaagggaaagggacagacacagtgacagttacacataactataaacccagtgagaatgagggatgaatggatattggcggagttgtatcaggagtcagaaccagcagtgcagggaaggggaagggacagacacagtgacagttacacataacttaaacccagtgagaatgaggaatgaatgggtattggggagttgtatcaggagtcagaaccagcagtgcagggaagggaaagggacagacacagtgacagttacatcataactataaacccagtgagaatgagggatgaatggatattggggagttgtatcaggagtcagaaccagcagtgcaggagggaaagggacagacacagtgacagttacactaactataaacccagtgagaatgagggatgaatggatattggggagttgtatcggagtcagaaccagcagtgcagggaagggaaagggacagacacagtgacagttacacataactataaacccagtgagaatgaggaatgaatggatattggggagttgtatcaggagtcagaaccagcagtgcagggaagggacagacacagtgacagttacacataactataaacccagtgagatgaGGGATGaatggtattggggagttgtatcaggagtcagaaccagcagtggcagggaagggacagacacagtgacagttacacataactataaacccagtgagaatgagggatgaatggatattggggagttgtatcaggagtgagaaccagcagtgcagggaagggaaagggacagacacagtgacagttacacataactataaacccagtgagaatgagggatgaatgggtattggggagttgtatcaggagtgagaaccagcagtgcagggaagggaaagggccTCCAGAGCCACATGGAGCAGTAACATAGAGTTCTGTGACCCTACAGGTGCAACCTGCCACCCCTCTCCCGGGAGTACACAGAGGATGTCGGAACCAGAACCCAACTCGTCACAGTGAATCCCTCAATTATCGATAAAAGGTAAATATTTACTTGGggagcagcatagggattcccctgtactaagcacaattcagcaggaacagccccctaagtttgcccatagcctgtacagagagataccataaaactatggcacatagggattcccctgtactaagcacaattcagcaggaacagccccctaagtttgcccatagcctgtacagagagataccataaaactatggcacatagggattcccctgtactaagcacaattcagcaggaacagccccctaagtttgcccattgcctgtacagagagataccataaaactatggcacatagggattcccctgtactaagcacaattcagcaggaacagccccctaagtttgctcatagcctgtacagagagataccataaaactatggcacatagggattcccctgtactaagcacaattcagcaggaacagccccctaagtttgcccatagcctgtacagagagataccataaaactatggcacatagggattcccctgtactaagcacaattcagcaggaacagccccctaagtttgcttgtGTCATTTCACAGGTACCAGAACCTGTTGTGGTCCAGGAAGTCGTTTGTGGAGAACCTGAGGGTGTACCAGCAGAGCTACGTGTATATGCCAGCCTTCTCCACCAAGAGAGGAACCGACCCTTCCCTCCGGGTCTACTACACCCTGGCAGACTTCGGTACCAATCAGACGGTTCTGTTCGCCAACCCCAACTTTCTGCGCAACGTGGGCAAGTTCTGGAAGAGCAGAGGGATCCACTCCAAACGCCTCTCCACGGGGCTCTTCATGGTCAGCGCCGCCCTGTCCCTGTGCGAGGAAGTGACGATCTATGGGTTCTGGCCGTTCCAGATGGACCTGGGGGGCCGCTACATCAGCCATCACTATTACGATAACACGTTGCCTTTATCGGGGGTGCACGCTATGCCCGAGGAGTTCCTCCAGCTGTGGCTCCTACATAAAAGCGGGGTGCTACAGATGCAGCTGGACCAGTGCAAGAAGGACGTCTCTTCCCAAAAGCCCCACTGAAAGGGGAAACGGGGGGCAGAGGATTGGGATTTGGGGGGGTTTAAGAACATTGGGAAACTCATGGGCGTGGCCTGCGATGGACGAGACCTCGGGGGCGTGTCCGTGCCAAACGCGCTCGATACCTTTcctgcagggagttgtacagtaacgaacatttttgtaattattttgaaTGTGAAAAAACTGAATGTAGCGACTTTTGCTTCTCTATTCGGCGCCGACAGCACCGGGTTGGGCCTCAGCGCCATCAGGGACCTATGGGGGTCTCCGCCTCCCTGcaataccaccccccccccagatctTTGGTTGGTTCATTCATATTTTATAACAATTTTCACGGCAGCTACAAAAAAATTCTCGATTCACTTCCCCTTTGATCGGCTCAGGCCCCTCGGGGGTGGTTCCAGCTGTGCGCGGGGGCGGGGCCAAAGGGCAAGTGAATGCTGTACAGAGCATTTTTACAGTTCTGCATGAATGTGATCTTTTTTTCTAGGAACCAATGAAAATAATTCTGAGCCAAGTACCTGGGTTGCAGTAGGGGGAGACGCCCTGCATGGCCTTCATTAATTTTGCTTTGTCCTTTTGTCCCTTTAGCACTTTCCTGGTTTTGCTCCTTATAAAGAATGGGCCcctaattcagcaggaacagcccctaatgTTTTGCCAtagccctgtacagagagaataCATAAAACATGGcaaatagggattcccctgtacctaagcccaattcagcaggaacagccctaagttttgcccatagcctgtacaagaGATACGCATAAAAACTatgggcacatagggattccctgtactaagcacaattcagcaggaacagcccctaaagtttgcccatagcctgtatcaGAGAGATAGCAAAAAACTATGgaccatagggattccccctgtactaagcacaattcagcaggaacagccccctacattttgctcatagcctgtacagagagataccacataaaaactatggcacattaaaggggaaaaatttcttcccctgtactaagcacaattcagcaggaaagcCCCCCTAATTTGCCcatcagcctgtacagagagataccatactaCTATGGCACATTAgggaattcccctgtacttaaATGCacaatcagcaggaacagccccctaagtttgctcatagcctgtacagagagataccaataAAACTCATGGCACATAGGATTCCCGTATTAAAGCACAATTCAAAGCAGGACAGCCCCTAAAGTTTGccaatagcctgtacagagagatactcaaataaaactatggcacatagggatttcccctgtactaaagcaCTAATGTCAGGCAGGAAACAGCCCGCCtaatttgcccatagcctgtacagagagatacataaaactatggcatcaATAggggatcccctgtactaagcacaattcagcagaacagACCCCCTACAGTTGTCATAGCTGTACAGAGAGCTACCATAACactaatggcacatagggattcccccttaCTAAGCCACAATTCAGCaggacagccccctaagttttgctcatagcctgttacagagagataccataacactatggacATAGGGAATTCCCCTGTCTAAGCACATTCAAGCAAAGGAATCAGCCCTAGTTCTCATAGCTGTACAGAGGAGGATACCATAACacttggcacatagggattccctgtataAGCACAATcagcagggaatgatgggaatttGCCCTATGTTGGGCCcctgggggtccctgtggggttGGGGGCAGATCAGTGTTGATCACAGAAACTGCAGTTTTATTTAACAGACAAAATCTGTGACCTTTGCCTGATCTCACTTATTTATTTGACCCCCAGAACTCGGCCGCGGTGTCGGGCAACGATAAACCTGAAGCTGTTCGGATGAATAATCGGAATCTGACAGTCAGTAAATGTAGCAAATTCCTTAGTGTCAGTGCTACGTAGTGCGGAGCCCGGGGAATCGATTGGCCGAGACTGTATTTCTGTTCGAAGACTGTAAGTGGTGATGGGCCCCAGGTAAGTATCGGGGGGAGCTTGGCATTCACTTaaacccaggggggggggggttcctgctgacCATGGGCAAGAGAGcacccaggagcaggaagtacagagaatcagagctctgtacctgggtaagtacttggGGGGAGCATTGatttcacttacccaggggggggggttccctgcctgaccatgggaaaagaAGAGCAGCCGCATGGGGGGAGAGCAGGAATACAAGAGAATCtaagagctctgtacctgggtagtactgggggagattggattccattacccagggggaggttcctgcctgcaGGGAAAGAGGCaggccaggagcaggaagtacagagaatcagagctctgttaACCtttgggtaagtactggggggagattggattcacttaacccagggggaggttcctgtctgaccagggaagagcagcccaggagcaggaagtacagagaatcagagctctgtacctggtaagtactgggggggagattggattcacttaccaggggaggttcctgtctgaccaatGGGAAGAgaagcagcccaggagcagaagtacagagaatcaagagctctgtacctgggtaagtactgggggggagatttgGATTCACTTACCTCAGGGGGGGGGTTGCCTGctgctgaccatgggaaagagagcagcccaggagcaggaagtacagagagaAGTCAGAGCTCTGTGACCTGGCGAATAGAGTACTGGGGGG
The genomic region above belongs to Xenopus tropicalis strain Nigerian chromosome 9, UCB_Xtro_10.0, whole genome shotgun sequence and contains:
- the st8sia1 gene encoding alpha-N-acetylneuraminide alpha-2,8-sialyltransferase (The RefSeq protein aligns at 66% coverage compared to this genomic sequence), giving the protein MKLQGSRMWLCPRTRLPVGASALGFLILCWLYVFPGYRLPGHKEMVREVLRFGPGWRKNRTEMDSFRKLLQDCCDPPHLFSLTKVNTPLGENLWFDGEFFHSLTIDNSTRSLFPQDTPFKLPLKRCSVVGNGGILKNSRCGEQIDEADFVMRCNLPPLSREYTEDVGTRTQLVTVNPSIIDKRYQNLLWSRKSFVENLRVYQQSYVYMPAFSTKRGTDPSLRVYYTLADFGTNQTVLFANPNFLRNVGKFWKSRGIHSKRLSTGLFMVSAALSLCEEVTIYGFWPFQMDLGGRYISHHYYDNTLPLSGVHAMPEEFLQLWLLHKSGVLQMQLDQCKKDVSSQKPH